A genomic window from Halogeometricum borinquense DSM 11551 includes:
- a CDS encoding DUF7563 family protein — MPKCDNCGSFVTTEYVRVFAPEGMNNPRVCPSCEDKVRDGGDVREARATRH; from the coding sequence ATGCCGAAGTGTGACAACTGCGGTTCGTTCGTAACAACGGAGTACGTCCGCGTCTTCGCCCCCGAAGGGATGAACAACCCCCGAGTGTGCCCGAGTTGCGAAGACAAGGTCAGAGACGGTGGTGACGTGAGAGAAGCCCGCGCGACAAGACATTAG
- a CDS encoding M28 family peptidase has protein sequence MDNHNKERNAALGRAWTDDESWDFLTRLTRIGNRMGGSNGERRAATLVAEAFRDAGVCDVHTDPFEMQAWSRGRSRLSLEADGRAFDTVALPYSPSGDVTGELVYVGHGTPDEVDEHDVAGKIVVASTTTPPGGRFVHRMEKFGYAIDAGAEAFVFVNHVPGQLPPTGALKFGEEAVAPAVGVSKESGAWLKDDAEDGTMARLTVEAETTTGESQNVVGRLGPDTDEEILLLAHYDAHDIAEGALDNGCGIAVVVTAARILAQFDLSVGVRIAGVGCEETGLTGSEHLAEQLAHDRIKAVVNVDGAGRFRDLIAMTHTSEATASVAERVADETRHPIQIETEPHPFSDQWPFARAGVPALQLHSDSGERGRGWGHTHADTRDKVDDRNIREHAMLTALLVAELAGEDEVPRLDTEELAAAFRDAGFETGMRAADLWPDAWE, from the coding sequence ATGGACAACCACAACAAAGAGAGAAACGCCGCACTTGGTCGGGCGTGGACCGACGACGAATCGTGGGACTTTCTCACCCGTCTGACTCGCATCGGCAATCGGATGGGCGGCAGCAATGGCGAACGGCGTGCAGCGACACTTGTCGCCGAGGCTTTCCGGGATGCTGGCGTCTGCGATGTCCACACGGACCCGTTCGAGATGCAGGCGTGGTCTCGTGGGCGGTCGAGACTCTCGCTCGAAGCCGATGGCAGAGCGTTCGACACCGTCGCACTCCCGTACTCTCCGTCGGGTGACGTGACCGGCGAACTCGTCTACGTCGGCCACGGGACACCTGACGAGGTGGACGAACACGACGTCGCGGGGAAGATTGTCGTCGCATCAACAACGACGCCGCCCGGCGGTCGATTCGTTCACCGCATGGAGAAGTTCGGTTACGCCATCGATGCGGGCGCGGAGGCGTTCGTCTTCGTCAACCACGTCCCCGGACAACTTCCGCCGACGGGGGCGTTGAAGTTCGGCGAGGAGGCGGTCGCCCCCGCTGTCGGTGTCAGCAAGGAGTCCGGCGCGTGGCTGAAAGACGACGCGGAGGACGGTACAATGGCGCGATTGACTGTTGAGGCTGAGACGACGACCGGGGAGAGCCAGAACGTCGTCGGCCGACTTGGTCCCGACACTGACGAGGAGATACTGTTGCTGGCTCACTACGACGCCCACGACATCGCTGAGGGGGCACTCGACAACGGGTGCGGTATCGCCGTCGTCGTCACTGCGGCGCGAATTCTCGCACAATTCGATCTCTCTGTCGGCGTCCGTATCGCAGGCGTCGGATGCGAAGAGACCGGTTTGACCGGTTCGGAACACCTTGCTGAACAACTTGCCCACGACCGAATCAAGGCCGTCGTGAACGTGGACGGCGCGGGTCGGTTCCGCGATTTGATTGCGATGACGCACACCTCAGAGGCGACAGCGTCGGTTGCCGAACGCGTCGCCGACGAGACGCGACACCCGATTCAGATCGAAACGGAACCGCACCCGTTCAGCGATCAGTGGCCGTTCGCCCGTGCAGGCGTCCCCGCCTTGCAACTGCACAGCGACAGCGGCGAACGCGGACGGGGGTGGGGGCATACCCACGCCGACACCCGCGATAAGGTGGACGACCGAAACATCCGCGAACACGCGATGCTCACGGCGTTACTCGTCGCAGAACTCGCTGGCGAGGACGAGGTGCCGCGCCTTGACACCGAGGAACTCGCCGCGGCGTTCCGCGATGCAGGTTTCGAGACGGGGATGCGCGCGGCGGACCTGTGGCCCGACGCGTGGGAGTGA
- a CDS encoding HAD family hydrolase, with amino-acid sequence MCYDAVIFDNDGVLTRPTATTVHREAVRAAFSEFGVEPTTEGVDSVIHGSFARVQRICEIHDVDYEAFWPRREANAAAAQAAAIERGEKTLYDDVSVLSDLDRTMGVVSNNQHETVETILDAFELRDQFEVAYGRSPTVEGYRNRKPSPHYLERAIDELDAESVLYVGDSNVDVLAATRAGADSAFIRRPHRDDYQLAANPTYEVESLDDVVAIC; translated from the coding sequence ATGTGCTACGACGCGGTCATCTTCGACAACGACGGCGTCCTGACGAGACCGACGGCGACGACCGTCCACCGCGAGGCGGTTCGCGCGGCGTTCTCGGAGTTCGGCGTCGAACCGACGACAGAGGGCGTAGACAGCGTCATCCACGGGAGTTTCGCACGCGTCCAACGCATTTGTGAGATTCACGACGTGGACTACGAAGCGTTCTGGCCTCGCCGCGAGGCGAACGCGGCGGCCGCCCAAGCCGCCGCCATCGAACGCGGTGAAAAGACGCTGTACGACGATGTGTCGGTCCTTTCGGATCTCGACCGGACGATGGGGGTGGTGAGCAACAACCAACACGAAACAGTCGAAACAATACTCGACGCGTTCGAACTCCGCGATCAGTTCGAGGTCGCGTACGGTCGGTCACCGACGGTCGAAGGCTATCGGAACCGCAAGCCCTCACCGCACTACCTCGAACGCGCTATCGACGAACTCGACGCCGAGAGCGTTCTCTACGTCGGTGACAGTAATGTGGACGTGTTAGCCGCCACCCGGGCCGGTGCCGACTCAGCATTTATCCGCCGCCCACACCGCGACGACTACCAGTTGGCCGCCAACCCGACGTACGAAGTGGAGTCGCTGGATGACGTGGTAGCAATCTGTTAA
- the truA gene encoding tRNA pseudouridine(38-40) synthase TruA, whose amino-acid sequence MRAFRIAYDGRPFYGFQRQPSVPTVEDSIFDALRSLGVLDEDARKPTGYAAAGRTDAGVSALAQTVAFDCPEWCTPRAMNAELPESVRAWAAADVGERFHATHDAARRAYVYDLYAPEADESKAQAAADALTGEHDFHNLTPDDTGTVRDVTVSVEADGEFLVLSVAAGGFPYNLVRRLASIVHSVATGDRPLADIETVLGPETVPGPEGVPTAPAEPLVLERVVYPGVTFERDPEAVESAAGVFEKRRRDGLIRTRVAGRIRRGIEGDSER is encoded by the coding sequence GTGCGCGCTTTCCGTATCGCCTACGACGGCCGACCGTTTTACGGATTCCAGCGACAGCCGTCAGTGCCGACAGTCGAAGATAGCATCTTCGACGCCCTCCGGTCGCTCGGTGTTCTCGACGAGGACGCACGGAAACCGACCGGATACGCCGCCGCCGGCCGCACCGATGCCGGAGTGTCGGCGCTCGCACAGACCGTCGCGTTCGACTGTCCAGAGTGGTGTACGCCACGCGCGATGAACGCCGAACTGCCCGAAAGCGTCCGGGCGTGGGCCGCAGCCGACGTAGGTGAGCGATTCCACGCGACGCACGATGCCGCTCGTCGGGCATACGTCTACGACCTCTACGCCCCTGAAGCGGACGAGTCCAAAGCGCAGGCGGCCGCCGACGCGCTGACGGGCGAACACGACTTCCACAATCTCACGCCCGATGACACCGGCACAGTCCGAGACGTGACCGTCTCCGTCGAAGCCGACGGTGAGTTTCTCGTCCTCTCGGTCGCCGCGGGCGGATTCCCGTACAACCTCGTCCGCCGTCTCGCCAGCATCGTCCACAGCGTCGCAACCGGCGACCGGCCGCTTGCCGACATCGAGACGGTTCTTGGACCCGAAACGGTTCCGGGACCGGAAGGCGTACCGACTGCTCCGGCAGAGCCGCTCGTCCTCGAACGCGTTGTCTATCCCGGTGTGACGTTCGAACGCGACCCAGAGGCCGTCGAAAGTGCCGCAGGCGTCTTCGAGAAGCGGCGGCGTGACGGTCTCATTCGCACCCGGGTTGCCGGACGCATCCGCCGCGGAATCGAAGGCGACAGCGAGAGATAG
- the hisS gene encoding histidine--tRNA ligase, producing MYDRLKGFRDFYPDEMSARRQVFDAVEDAAARYGFREIATPRLERTQMYVDKSGEEIVEELYAFEDKGGREVSLTPELTPTVARMVVAKQQALSKPIKWVSSRPFWRFEQVQQGRFREFYQTNVDIFGSSEPEADAEILAFAADALTSLGLTADDFEFRVSHRDILGGLLDSFDADVDTRNAIRAVDKRAKVEDEEYLGLLSDAGLSYDQAREFDNLIVAGDLDAIAEFGGDDVKDAVENLRAVLAATEDFGVRQYCDISLTTARGLDYYTGVVFECFDSTGDVSRAAFGGGRYDNLIEDFGGQPTPAVGVALGDATLQLLCERADVWPEEELQTDYYVLTVGDTRAVASRVARDLRDRGNVVEMDVADRSFGAQMGYADSINAETVVIVGEQDLENDEVTVKDMDTGDQTTAPVSDFPGDRDRPTYDDFA from the coding sequence ATGTATGACCGACTCAAGGGGTTTCGTGACTTCTACCCCGACGAGATGTCCGCTCGGCGGCAGGTATTCGACGCTGTCGAGGATGCGGCGGCCCGATACGGCTTCCGCGAGATAGCGACGCCGCGACTCGAACGGACGCAGATGTACGTGGACAAAAGCGGCGAGGAAATCGTCGAAGAACTGTACGCCTTCGAGGACAAAGGCGGCCGCGAGGTGTCGTTGACGCCGGAACTGACGCCGACCGTCGCCCGGATGGTCGTCGCCAAGCAACAGGCGCTATCGAAGCCGATCAAGTGGGTCTCTTCCCGCCCGTTCTGGCGCTTCGAGCAGGTCCAACAGGGCCGTTTCCGCGAGTTCTACCAGACGAACGTCGACATCTTCGGCTCGTCGGAACCCGAGGCCGACGCGGAGATTCTGGCGTTCGCGGCGGACGCGCTTACTTCTCTGGGCCTGACAGCTGACGACTTCGAGTTCCGCGTCTCCCACCGCGACATCCTCGGCGGTCTCCTCGATTCGTTCGACGCCGACGTAGACACCCGGAATGCCATCCGCGCCGTTGACAAGCGCGCGAAGGTCGAAGACGAGGAATACCTCGGACTGCTCTCTGACGCCGGTCTCTCCTACGACCAAGCCCGCGAGTTCGACAACCTCATCGTAGCGGGCGACCTCGACGCCATCGCCGAGTTCGGCGGCGACGACGTGAAAGACGCCGTCGAGAATCTCCGTGCCGTTCTCGCGGCGACCGAAGACTTCGGCGTGCGGCAGTACTGCGACATCTCCCTGACGACGGCCCGCGGTCTCGACTACTACACGGGCGTCGTCTTCGAGTGCTTCGACTCCACCGGCGACGTGTCGCGGGCGGCGTTTGGCGGCGGTCGCTACGACAACCTCATCGAGGACTTCGGCGGCCAACCGACACCCGCCGTCGGTGTCGCACTCGGTGACGCGACGCTCCAACTGCTCTGTGAACGCGCGGATGTCTGGCCCGAAGAGGAACTCCAGACGGACTACTACGTCCTCACCGTCGGCGACACGCGCGCTGTCGCCTCCCGCGTCGCCCGCGACCTGCGCGACCGCGGCAACGTCGTGGAGATGGACGTTGCAGACCGTAGTTTCGGCGCACAGATGGGCTATGCGGACTCCATCAACGCCGAGACGGTCGTCATCGTCGGGGAGCAGGACTTAGAGAACGACGAAGTGACAGTGAAAGATATGGACACCGGCGACCAGACGACCGCACCCGTCTCGGACTTCCCGGGCGACAGAGACCGTCCGACGTACGACGACTTCGCCTAA
- a CDS encoding outer membrane protein assembly factor BamB family protein, with the protein MPDWSRRDILLALGVTGTAGGGWYLAEEPHCASPLEPGWTYHGDYWGPVVETENALLVPEGYGTTGGDQHRLAALNHHGQAEWTTVSEGGGFGVPAVHENRVYIGTGDDTVRALDAATGRIEWTYDAGGVEEYGGGAWGQPLVADGRVYVGISHSNKPDPDPSDESQYTHRVVALDSTDGSELWATEVTAMVEHGPALASDIVVSGSEDSVLRGFNPETGDVRWTVSLPGKTWWQPVFVNESLVFATTETVAKVNAAEGTVQQTKNPLDEMASFDHDEDTVYLGGTSGRVVALTATPEAETSEWSVKWEYDAEISVGAIAAGDAGVFVVDQSGYLHRVTDEGRRGNRVPLVESRYEDRCGWMIDSPDEKIESAHLDSWRSWLYVSTVGWVRPFDVGDV; encoded by the coding sequence ATGCCCGATTGGTCCCGAAGAGATATCCTCCTCGCGCTCGGCGTCACCGGCACCGCCGGTGGTGGCTGGTACCTTGCCGAAGAACCGCACTGCGCGTCGCCGTTGGAACCGGGATGGACGTACCACGGAGACTACTGGGGACCGGTAGTAGAGACGGAAAACGCCCTTCTCGTTCCTGAAGGATACGGCACTACCGGCGGCGACCAGCACCGACTCGCTGCCCTCAACCATCATGGACAGGCCGAGTGGACCACCGTTTCTGAGGGTGGCGGATTTGGCGTCCCCGCCGTGCACGAAAACCGAGTCTACATCGGGACTGGTGACGATACCGTCCGCGCACTCGACGCCGCGACCGGACGCATCGAGTGGACGTACGACGCTGGCGGTGTCGAAGAGTACGGCGGCGGTGCGTGGGGCCAACCGCTGGTCGCTGACGGCCGCGTCTACGTCGGCATCTCCCACTCAAACAAACCGGACCCAGATCCGAGCGACGAGTCGCAGTACACCCACCGCGTCGTCGCGTTGGATTCCACAGACGGATCCGAACTGTGGGCTACCGAAGTGACGGCGATGGTTGAACACGGACCAGCCCTCGCCTCAGATATCGTCGTTTCAGGGTCCGAAGACAGTGTTCTACGCGGGTTCAATCCGGAGACTGGAGACGTTCGCTGGACGGTTAGCCTCCCCGGAAAGACGTGGTGGCAACCCGTCTTCGTCAATGAAAGCCTCGTTTTCGCCACGACCGAAACAGTGGCGAAGGTGAACGCCGCCGAGGGGACAGTTCAGCAAACGAAAAACCCCCTCGATGAAATGGCGTCGTTCGACCACGACGAGGACACCGTCTACCTCGGCGGAACGTCGGGACGTGTTGTCGCACTCACGGCGACGCCCGAAGCCGAGACATCCGAATGGTCGGTCAAGTGGGAGTACGACGCCGAGATCTCGGTTGGTGCTATCGCCGCAGGCGACGCGGGCGTGTTCGTGGTTGACCAGTCCGGTTACCTCCACCGTGTGACGGACGAAGGCCGACGCGGGAACCGAGTCCCATTGGTCGAGAGTCGGTACGAGGACCGGTGTGGATGGATGATTGATAGCCCCGACGAGAAAATTGAGAGTGCCCATCTCGATAGCTGGCGGTCGTGGTTGTATGTCTCCACAGTCGGGTGGGTGCGCCCATTCGACGTGGGCGACGTGTGA
- a CDS encoding DMT family transporter: MDLLFDAAALQSGALSLPPGIAYAVVAAFVWGTYIFALKRYFDDYPGTVFTVVVNVAAVLWYLPITLSTPTAEIPDAGTFGIGDAGIILLTVVMTATAFLVFLSALDAGEVSYVAPINKIVPVFVLPIEILFLHEQLRPIQLVGVGVATLAVYVANYRSGSLLDPLKKAATARPAQLALVSALCYAIGDVGKRLVLQEMNIPPTIWVPTLLGGVVVVLLPLVVRDWVSVRGDLPKFALAGAGVALGEHLTSLAFAVAPASIASPVVNTQAVVAVLLGGVLLRERAFGTRLVAAALAVIGVALIAL; this comes from the coding sequence ATGGACCTGCTTTTCGATGCTGCCGCGCTCCAGTCGGGTGCGCTCTCGCTCCCGCCGGGCATCGCCTACGCCGTCGTCGCCGCGTTCGTCTGGGGAACGTATATTTTCGCACTCAAGCGGTATTTCGACGACTACCCCGGGACCGTGTTTACCGTCGTCGTCAACGTCGCGGCGGTCCTGTGGTACCTTCCGATCACACTCTCGACGCCTACCGCGGAGATTCCCGACGCGGGGACGTTCGGCATTGGCGACGCGGGAATCATCCTCCTAACGGTCGTCATGACAGCGACCGCCTTCCTCGTCTTTCTGTCCGCCCTCGACGCGGGAGAGGTGTCGTACGTCGCGCCGATAAACAAAATCGTCCCGGTGTTCGTTCTCCCGATCGAGATTCTGTTCTTACACGAACAGCTCAGACCGATTCAGCTAGTCGGCGTCGGCGTCGCCACACTCGCCGTCTACGTCGCCAACTACCGGAGCGGTTCATTGCTGGATCCGTTGAAGAAGGCGGCCACCGCGCGACCGGCCCAGTTGGCACTCGTGAGTGCCCTCTGCTACGCCATCGGCGACGTTGGAAAACGCCTCGTCCTGCAGGAGATGAACATTCCACCGACGATATGGGTGCCGACGCTCCTCGGGGGCGTCGTCGTCGTACTCCTGCCACTCGTCGTCCGTGACTGGGTGTCTGTCCGTGGAGATCTACCGAAGTTTGCCCTCGCCGGCGCGGGCGTCGCGCTCGGTGAACATCTCACGTCGTTGGCGTTCGCCGTCGCCCCCGCCAGCATCGCCTCACCGGTCGTCAACACCCAAGCTGTCGTCGCCGTCCTCCTCGGCGGCGTCCTCCTCCGCGAACGAGCGTTCGGGACGCGCCTCGTCGCCGCGGCGCTCGCCGTCATCGGCGTCGCCCTCATCGCGCTGTGA
- a CDS encoding alpha hydrolase has translation MELALLYSGGKDSTLAALLLDSFYDVTLVTAHFGITDDWVHARDAADRLGYEFDVVELDEAVAREAAEQMVNDGYPRNGIQQVHEHALERIAELDVAAIADGTRRDDRVPTISRAQAQSLEDRHDVDYLAPLSGFGRRAVDRLVDSTLNVESGPSERITKGDYEAELRAMIADKHGQDTVESVFPDHVQTYVRGLK, from the coding sequence GTGGAGCTCGCGCTTCTCTACAGCGGCGGCAAAGATTCGACGCTTGCCGCCCTCTTGCTCGATTCGTTTTACGACGTGACGCTCGTAACAGCCCACTTCGGCATCACGGACGATTGGGTTCACGCCCGCGACGCCGCCGACAGACTTGGCTACGAGTTCGATGTAGTCGAACTCGACGAGGCGGTGGCCCGAGAGGCCGCCGAACAGATGGTCAACGACGGCTATCCGCGGAACGGCATCCAACAGGTCCACGAACACGCGCTTGAGCGCATCGCCGAGTTGGACGTCGCCGCTATCGCCGACGGAACGCGGCGCGACGACCGGGTGCCGACCATCTCGCGCGCGCAAGCGCAGAGTCTCGAAGACCGACACGACGTAGATTACTTGGCACCGCTGTCGGGATTCGGTCGCCGAGCAGTTGATCGACTGGTCGATTCCACGCTCAACGTTGAGAGCGGCCCGTCAGAGCGGATTACGAAAGGCGACTACGAGGCGGAACTCCGTGCGATGATCGCCGACAAACACGGACAAGACACCGTCGAATCGGTGTTCCCCGATCACGTACAGACGTACGTTCGCGGACTGAAGTGA
- a CDS encoding DNA-binding protein, protein MSGNPDDERLEKLRQEKMEELQERAEGQGGQQNEAAQEAARERAEAQKDALLKQYLTDGARQRLNAVEMSKPDFAEKVKQQLVALAQSGRIQDRIDEDQMKDLLRELQPDSKSFNIRRR, encoded by the coding sequence ATGAGTGGGAATCCCGACGACGAACGGCTCGAAAAACTTCGACAAGAGAAGATGGAGGAGCTACAAGAGCGGGCAGAGGGTCAAGGGGGCCAACAGAACGAGGCCGCTCAAGAAGCCGCCCGTGAACGTGCCGAGGCGCAAAAAGACGCGCTCCTCAAGCAGTATCTCACCGACGGGGCACGGCAACGCCTGAACGCCGTCGAGATGTCGAAGCCCGACTTCGCAGAGAAGGTGAAACAGCAACTCGTCGCACTCGCACAGAGCGGCCGGATCCAAGACCGCATCGATGAAGACCAGATGAAAGACCTGCTTCGAGAGCTTCAGCCCGACTCGAAGAGCTTCAACATTCGGCGGCGATAG
- a CDS encoding 30S ribosomal protein S19e: MVTLYDVPADALIEDVADRLEDRIEEPEWMAFAKTGQTRELPPQQDNFWYVRTASLLRKVAMNGPVGVDRLSTEYGGRKRGTNRYVVSGKHSDTGSKNIIRTALQQLEEEGLIRTAQGEGRVITDEGRSFLDNAAADVFESLDRPELERYA; this comes from the coding sequence ATGGTAACCCTCTATGACGTTCCGGCCGACGCCCTCATTGAGGACGTCGCCGACCGCCTCGAAGACCGTATCGAAGAACCGGAGTGGATGGCCTTCGCAAAGACGGGCCAGACCCGAGAGCTTCCGCCGCAGCAGGACAACTTCTGGTACGTCCGAACGGCATCGCTCCTGCGAAAGGTAGCGATGAACGGACCTGTCGGCGTTGACCGACTCTCGACGGAGTACGGCGGCCGCAAGCGCGGTACCAACCGCTACGTCGTCTCGGGCAAACACTCCGACACCGGCAGCAAGAACATCATCCGTACCGCGCTCCAGCAACTGGAAGAAGAGGGTCTCATCCGCACCGCACAGGGCGAGGGTCGCGTCATCACCGACGAGGGTCGTAGCTTCCTCGACAACGCCGCCGCCGACGTCTTCGAATCGCTCGACCGGCCGGAACTCGAACGCTACGCGTAA
- a CDS encoding lysylphosphatidylglycerol synthase transmembrane domain-containing protein, with the protein MARENLRATALGFLGAFVVFVLLFYFAGVDELIDTFQKAEAAPVGLVILVTLVWLAAWSFSLKTVLDILGVSVTFPKAFFIFAGAMFSNNVTPFGQAGGEPVTAYLISQASDAEYETSLAAIASVDTLNFVPSITIALVGAGYYATEVTLGTNRNLLLALVAVVALAVVVPSVGYVAWQRRYRLEDRVVSAFVPLIQTVARYAPRVPVPTEDGIERRINGFFRAIERIATNPRGLALALGGSAIGWFCQMLGLWLSFRAIGIEVPLSIAMLVVPIGAIAGVTPLPGGAGGIESVLVVLLLAVPLPSVTKSVAVAAIVIFRGAVYWLPTLLGGGVMAWVSLGGSRS; encoded by the coding sequence ATGGCCCGCGAGAACCTCCGCGCCACAGCCCTTGGTTTCCTCGGCGCGTTTGTGGTGTTCGTCCTCCTGTTTTACTTTGCGGGCGTTGACGAGTTGATCGATACGTTTCAGAAGGCCGAAGCCGCCCCTGTGGGGCTGGTCATTCTCGTGACGCTCGTGTGGTTGGCGGCGTGGAGTTTCTCGCTCAAAACGGTTCTCGACATTCTCGGTGTCAGCGTGACGTTCCCGAAGGCATTCTTCATCTTCGCGGGCGCGATGTTCTCGAACAACGTTACCCCGTTCGGACAGGCGGGCGGCGAACCGGTGACCGCCTACCTCATTTCGCAGGCATCAGACGCCGAATACGAGACGAGCCTCGCGGCTATCGCCAGCGTTGACACGCTGAACTTCGTCCCCTCGATAACGATTGCCCTCGTCGGGGCAGGCTACTACGCTACCGAGGTGACACTCGGAACGAACCGCAACCTGCTTTTGGCACTCGTCGCCGTCGTCGCCCTCGCAGTTGTGGTTCCATCTGTGGGATACGTAGCGTGGCAACGCCGCTACCGCCTCGAAGACCGAGTCGTCTCGGCGTTTGTCCCGCTCATCCAAACGGTCGCACGGTACGCACCGCGTGTTCCAGTCCCAACCGAAGACGGCATCGAACGCCGCATCAACGGCTTCTTCCGCGCTATCGAACGGATCGCAACGAACCCGCGCGGACTCGCACTGGCACTTGGGGGATCCGCTATCGGCTGGTTCTGTCAGATGCTCGGTCTGTGGCTCTCCTTCCGCGCCATCGGTATCGAGGTCCCGCTCTCGATCGCGATGCTCGTCGTTCCAATCGGCGCTATCGCGGGTGTGACGCCGCTCCCCGGTGGTGCTGGCGGTATCGAGAGCGTCCTCGTCGTCCTCCTGCTGGCCGTTCCGTTACCCTCCGTCACGAAGTCTGTCGCCGTCGCAGCTATCGTCATCTTCCGTGGAGCGGTGTACTGGCTGCCGACACTCCTCGGCGGCGGCGTGATGGCGTGGGTAAGCCTCGGTGGGTCGAGGTCGTAA
- the thiL gene encoding thiamine-phosphate kinase — MDERSALRLLAADLPDAGDDAAVVDGLVVTTDMLHESTDFPAGTTRYTAGWRSVAASLSDVAAMGADATAAVAAYGAPSLEESELRDFVRGAREVCAAVGAEYVGGDLDTHEEFTVATTALGETDNPLLRSGATPGNVVCVTGALGRSAAALRAFEAGDCDRANDLFRFTPRVAAGVALRPYATAMMDSSDGLARSLHQIAEASDCGFAFEWDALPVHDAVTEYARDTDDERAMAAYFGEDFELVFTLPADAVDTARDALSIPITVVGQVTDEQIVANGDPVPDEGYTHADD, encoded by the coding sequence ATGGACGAACGTTCGGCACTTCGCCTCCTCGCGGCGGACCTCCCCGACGCGGGTGACGATGCTGCCGTCGTGGACGGACTGGTGGTGACGACCGATATGCTCCACGAGTCCACCGACTTTCCGGCGGGAACGACGCGCTACACCGCCGGATGGCGTTCTGTTGCCGCTTCGCTCTCGGACGTGGCCGCAATGGGTGCCGACGCCACGGCCGCCGTTGCCGCCTACGGCGCGCCGTCACTGGAGGAATCTGAGTTACGCGACTTCGTTCGCGGCGCGCGCGAGGTGTGCGCGGCAGTTGGTGCCGAGTACGTCGGCGGCGACCTCGACACCCATGAAGAGTTTACCGTGGCGACGACCGCCCTCGGTGAGACCGATAATCCGCTGTTGCGGTCGGGAGCGACACCCGGAAACGTGGTTTGCGTCACGGGCGCTCTCGGCCGAAGCGCCGCTGCACTTCGTGCGTTCGAGGCAGGCGACTGTGACCGGGCGAACGACCTCTTTCGATTCACGCCGCGCGTCGCCGCCGGTGTTGCACTCCGGCCGTACGCAACCGCGATGATGGACTCCTCGGACGGTCTCGCCCGATCACTCCACCAGATTGCAGAGGCGTCCGACTGCGGGTTTGCGTTCGAGTGGGACGCGCTTCCGGTTCACGACGCCGTGACGGAGTACGCACGCGACACCGACGACGAACGCGCGATGGCCGCGTACTTCGGTGAGGATTTCGAACTCGTGTTCACGCTGCCCGCTGACGCGGTAGACACCGCACGAGACGCGCTTTCGATTCCGATCACTGTCGTTGGGCAGGTAACTGACGAACAAATCGTCGCGAACGGTGATCCAGTGCCCGATGAGGGGTATACCCACGCTGACGACTGA